From the genome of Deinococcus sp. AJ005, one region includes:
- the rpsE gene encoding 30S ribosomal protein S5, translating to MTFNRRNDRNADRESSEFEEKMLFVNRTSKTYQGGRRFRFAALVILGDRNGRVGMGIGKAKEVPVAIEKAKSIAKKNMIMVPVENGTIPHDIVGVNSTSQVLLKPAGPGTGVIAGTVPRSIAELAGITNLLSKEIGSRNKINVAYAVFDGLRNLRTAKQVRALRGTDVLRSGQPAQTSAAQTAPAQAATPQTGAAEAGGAQ from the coding sequence TTGACTTTTAATCGTAGAAATGACCGCAACGCGGACCGCGAGAGCAGCGAATTCGAAGAAAAGATGCTCTTCGTCAACCGCACCTCCAAGACCTATCAGGGCGGACGCCGTTTCCGCTTTGCTGCTCTCGTGATCCTGGGTGACCGCAACGGTCGCGTGGGCATGGGGATCGGCAAGGCCAAGGAAGTGCCCGTGGCCATCGAGAAGGCCAAGAGCATCGCCAAGAAGAACATGATCATGGTTCCCGTGGAAAACGGCACCATTCCGCACGACATCGTGGGCGTCAACAGCACGTCTCAGGTTCTCCTGAAGCCCGCCGGACCCGGTACGGGCGTGATTGCCGGAACCGTGCCGCGCTCGATTGCTGAACTCGCGGGCATCACCAACCTGCTGTCCAAGGAAATTGGCAGCCGCAACAAGATCAACGTGGCCTACGCCGTGTTCGACGGTCTGCGTAACCTGCGCACCGCCAAGCAGGTGCGTGCGCTGCGTGGCACAGACGTTCTGCGTTCTGGCCAGCCAGCCCAAACCAGTGCTGCCCAGACCGCCCCTGCCCAGGCGGCCACCCCCCAGACCGGTGCGGCTGAAGCCGGAGGTGCGCAATAA
- the rplR gene encoding 50S ribosomal protein L18, with protein sequence MAAQNTVRRKLRARRKVRVAAGVRPRLSVFRSSKHIYAQIIDDTNGTTLAAASSAKLMGGTKSENAAAVGKALAEAAAEKGVKQVVFDRGQYRFHGRVKALADAAREGGLDF encoded by the coding sequence ATGGCTGCTCAGAATACTGTCCGCCGCAAGCTGCGTGCGCGCCGCAAGGTTCGCGTCGCCGCCGGAGTGCGCCCACGCCTGAGCGTGTTCCGCTCCAGCAAGCACATCTACGCCCAGATCATCGACGATACAAACGGCACCACGCTGGCTGCCGCGAGCAGCGCCAAGCTGATGGGCGGCACCAAGTCCGAGAACGCCGCTGCCGTGGGCAAGGCCCTGGCCGAAGCTGCCGCCGAGAAGGGCGTCAAGCAGGTGGTGTTTGACCGTGGTCAGTACCGTTTCCACGGACGCGTGAAGGCGCTCGCAGACGCGGCGCGGGAGGGTGGCCTTGACTTTTAA
- the rplF gene encoding 50S ribosomal protein L6, translating to MSRIGKSPIPMPSGVTYSADGGVFKVKGPKGELSVPFNTELTIKQDGDSLLVERPSDAQRHRALHGLTRSLVFNAVKGVSDGFVINLELRGVGYRAKLAGKALELTIGYSHPVVIQPPEGVSFTVPEPTKIDVSGIDKQLVGQVAANVRKVRKPDAYHGKGVRFLGEKIALKAGKAGATGGKGKK from the coding sequence ATGTCCCGAATTGGTAAATCTCCCATCCCCATGCCCAGCGGCGTGACCTACAGCGCCGATGGCGGCGTGTTCAAGGTCAAGGGACCCAAAGGTGAACTCAGCGTTCCCTTCAATACCGAGCTGACCATCAAGCAGGACGGCGACTCCCTGCTGGTCGAGCGTCCCAGCGATGCCCAGCGTCACCGCGCGCTGCACGGCCTGACCCGCAGCCTGGTCTTCAACGCCGTCAAGGGCGTCAGCGACGGCTTCGTCATCAACCTGGAGCTGCGCGGCGTCGGTTACCGTGCCAAGCTGGCCGGGAAGGCGCTGGAGCTGACCATCGGTTACAGCCACCCCGTCGTGATCCAGCCGCCCGAAGGCGTGAGCTTCACCGTGCCGGAACCCACCAAGATCGACGTGAGCGGCATCGACAAGCAGCTCGTCGGCCAGGTGGCTGCCAACGTCCGCAAGGTCCGCAAGCCCGACGCCTACCACGGCAAGGGTGTGCGCTTCCTTGGTGAAAAGATTGCCCTGAAGGCCGGTAAAGCCGGCGCGACAGGCGGGAAAGGGAAGAAATAA
- the rpsH gene encoding 30S ribosomal protein S8 produces MLSDPIADMLTRIRNATRTFKETVDIPASKFKEELAKLLVKEGYVASYERLVPEGQKFDVLRVTLKYGQKREQVIKHIERISRPGRRAYVSADNLPRIQRGLGVAVVSTSRGLMPDREARKQGVGGEVVCVLW; encoded by the coding sequence ATGCTGAGTGATCCTATCGCTGACATGCTCACGCGCATCCGCAATGCGACGCGCACATTCAAGGAGACCGTGGACATCCCGGCCTCCAAATTCAAGGAAGAACTGGCCAAGCTGCTGGTCAAGGAAGGCTACGTGGCTTCCTACGAGCGTCTGGTCCCGGAAGGCCAGAAGTTTGACGTGCTGCGCGTGACCCTCAAGTACGGTCAGAAGCGTGAGCAGGTCATCAAGCACATCGAGCGCATTTCGCGTCCGGGCCGCCGTGCCTACGTGAGCGCCGACAACCTGCCCCGCATTCAGCGCGGCCTGGGTGTGGCCGTGGTGTCCACCTCCCGTGGTCTGATGCCGGACCGCGAAGCCCGCAAGCAGGGCGTGGGCGGCGAAGTCGTCTGCGTTCTCTGGTAA
- a CDS encoding type Z 30S ribosomal protein S14 has translation MANTSKVVKAARGHKFKVQDYSRCSRCGRARSYYRFFGMCRICIREMAHKGELPGVRKASW, from the coding sequence ATGGCTAATACCTCTAAAGTTGTCAAGGCCGCGCGTGGCCACAAGTTCAAGGTGCAGGACTACAGCCGCTGCTCGCGCTGTGGCCGTGCCCGTAGCTACTACCGTTTCTTCGGCATGTGCCGCATCTGCATCCGCGAGATGGCGCACAAGGGTGAATTGCCCGGCGTGCGTAAAGCAAGCTGGTAA
- the rplE gene encoding 50S ribosomal protein L5 has translation MQQLKQKYNETVKPAMMQQFGYSSVMAVPRIEKIVINEGLGSAKEDSKAIDKAAKELSLIALQKPIITKAKKSISNFKLRQGMPVGIKVTLRGERMYVFLEKLVNIGLPRIRDFRGINPNAFDGRGNYNLGIKEQLIFPEITYDMVDKVRGMDITIVTSAKTDEEARALLQGLGLPFRK, from the coding sequence ATGCAACAGCTCAAGCAGAAATACAACGAAACGGTCAAGCCCGCGATGATGCAGCAGTTCGGCTACTCCTCTGTGATGGCCGTGCCCCGCATCGAAAAGATCGTGATCAACGAGGGTCTGGGCAGTGCCAAGGAAGACAGCAAGGCCATCGACAAGGCCGCCAAAGAGCTGAGCCTGATCGCGCTGCAAAAGCCCATCATCACCAAGGCCAAGAAGAGCATCTCCAACTTCAAACTGCGTCAGGGCATGCCCGTGGGCATCAAAGTCACGCTGCGCGGCGAGCGTATGTACGTGTTCCTGGAGAAGCTGGTCAACATCGGCCTGCCCCGCATCCGCGATTTCCGTGGGATCAACCCCAACGCCTTTGATGGCCGTGGCAATTACAACCTGGGCATCAAAGAGCAGTTGATCTTCCCCGAGATCACCTATGACATGGTAGACAAAGTTCGCGGCATGGACATCACCATCGTCACCTCCGCGAAGACCGACGAAGAAGCCCGCGCCTTGCTGCAAGGTCTGGGCCTGCCCTTCCGCAAGTAA